One window of the Chanodichthys erythropterus isolate Z2021 chromosome 2, ASM2448905v1, whole genome shotgun sequence genome contains the following:
- the si:dkey-29h14.10 gene encoding uncharacterized protein si:dkey-29h14.10 — translation MESTVDISSDKQLKQYLGFLSKCMTGNLVQKMSNYLYRSRTITAYESQVITSQATDMQKSSKMMQIVIRKGQSACGSFLRCLGICDPGLYEKVTGYPAQFSLEDHQHIEEIPFSEKVQFKPCIINIQNSSLTNCIIGNNNRQCITCDQHSLLAQNDAINVDEMGDTQSPDELIPVQDTISGNSIHMERSNIEYVIIGDHNSMTVSECLNSEVEEDTETEPDVIS, via the exons ATGGAGAGCACGGTTGATATATCCTCTG ATAAACAATTAAAGCAATATTTGGGCTTTCTCAGTAAGTGTATGACTGGGAATTTAGTTCAAAAGATGTCCAACTACTTGTACCGATCCCGCACAATCACGGCGTATGAATCACAGGTTATCACATCGCAGGCCACGGACATGCAGAAATCCTCCAAGATGATGCAGATTGTCATTAGAAAAGGTCAAAGTGCATGCGGCTCATTCCTCAGATGCCTCGGAATTTGTGATCCGGGGTTGTATGAGAAAGTTACAGGATATCCAG CACAATTTAGTCTTGAGGACCATCAACATATAGAGGAAATTCCTTTCTCAG AAAAAGTGCAATTTAAACCTTGTATCATAAACATACAAAACTCTTCCCTGACTAACTGCATTATTGGGAACAACAACAGACAATGCATTACCTGTGACCAGCATTCTTTGCTTGCTCAGAATGATGCAATCAACG tGGATGAAATGGGAGACACTCAGAGCCCTGATGAACTGATCCCAGTGCAGGACACAATAAGTGGCAACAGCATACACATGGAGAGATCCAACATAGAGTATGTCATTATAGGGGATCACAACAGTATGACCGTCAGTGAGTGTTTGAACTCGGAGGTTGAGGAGGATACAGAGACTGAGCCTGATGTGATCAGTTAA
- the prelid3a gene encoding PRELI domain containing protein 3A isoform X2: MRKYPNPMNPSVVGVDVLNRNLDTHGRLHSHRLLSTEWGLPGIVKAILGTNRTTTYVQEHSIVDPEEKKMELCSTNITLTNLISVDERLVYRPHPENPEITVLTQEAIITVKGVSLSSYLEGLMALSMSANARKGWDAIEWIIQNSERENVPLCDLC, encoded by the exons ATGAGGAAGTACCCCAATCCAATGAACCCTAGTGTTGTTGGAGTGGATGTTCTTAATAGGAACTTGGACACACATGGACGTCTACACAGTCATCGGCTCCTCAGCACAGAGTGGGGTCTTCCAGGGATTGTCAAAGCG ATTTTAGGGACAAATCGAACCACCACGTATGTACAAGAACATTCGATTGTGGacccagaagaaaaaaaaatggagctTTGCTCAACAAAC ATAACCCTAACAAATTTAATATCTGTCGACGAAAGGCTTGTCTACAGGCCTCATCCAGAAAATCCAGAGAT CACTGTTTTAACACAAGAGGCGATCATCACAGTGAAGGGGGTCAGTTTGAGCAGCTACCTTGAGGGTCTGATGGCTCTATCCATGTCAGCTAATGCAAGAAAG GGATGGGACGCCATTGAATGGATCATTCAAAACTCTGAAAGGGAAAATGTTCCTTTGTGTGACCTGTGTTGA
- the tbc1d31 gene encoding TBC1 domain family member 31: MLNMQVTDIGSREDGKIWHRKLASAKYGVLATVIRNASGRQTKTVRFLQVAFDTTGESFLAGDHHGHIYVFDISRNRFKLVQKTGQACTALAFNLRRTTEYLVALADYSIKCFDKDTRQLVSWMRGHEGAVSSLSIHSSGSYAISTSSDTAQLWNLDTFQRKRKLNVRQSVGIQKVFFLPHSNSILSCFSDDSIFAWESDTLFCKYQLPVPQDGPRIHYRTYAVTQDGKTLAAAGRSNLVHLWCLDSRQLLRVIQMPPKVKTVRYLDFLADSFDSGSNQTLGVLSQDGVMRFINIQSCKQLFEIGSHEDAITSASICPKGHHIVAVMDSGALKIYDVRSLTPEISKPPQPLLKQVTKGNINVGLCSKMKVHTGAGQRPVKTSGRRISSKVLHPAVSTLDDKENDLPNGLNKKRLQALLRSFGEYPAKYRMFIWRSLLHLPENHAAFSSLTDKGLHSAYMCLQERYPIKSHKLQRGLQRVLSALAHWAAVFGETDYLPLLAFPFVKLFQNNPLICFEVVATVIVNWCQHWFEYFPNPPLNVLSLAENVLAHHDKELLQHFVACGVTSQLYVWPLLETLFSEVLMREEWLKLFDNVFSNHPSFLLMAVVAYVTCCRAPLLLCTDKKDFEYFFHHRNSLDIGAMLKETYRLMDSTPPDVHPSSALSDFEPLTQGQYPIFNKYPTFIVEYQSQERERIRQQEVEYLRERQEVQQLHAEAVRQQAEFEAWYKQQELLLQGEEQRRRILQEEESKLAQQRARLAAMKRELKVKELNLIDSARRRFLKHQQDQRRIQLERLDDEIQRKMALRDQETAAAVQDIEVRQMELDAQRQLFEQQLAKEQERVSQEVRTEVDTRRRRAELDDCTFQNLIQTDEDISQKSKKMLEESLAEVGQMEVDADWQAEVIKRLEKAEQRQEKQRERLVNLSKQTCAKEDEIVQLMLEVEGKQWDDVVAKQAELEEERRAAATVNAQRRSLISQETEETEQHHGKLQKSLEDSLNRQKEKRFRSPRSSRGLLHKPQSETTNISLHTQSDDCFSLDRGRGELDSKERELMQEIRELRTKLAARARATDFISPSTSSIHSH; this comes from the exons ATGCTAAACATGCAAGTTACAGATATTGGGTCCAGAGAAGATGGGAAAATATGGCACAGAAAATTAGCATCAGCGAAATATGG CGTCTTGGCCACTGTGATCCGAAACGCGTCTGGTCGTCAAACCAAGACGGTTCGATTCCTGCAAGTGGCTTTCGACACCACAGGAGAGTCGTTTCTTGCTGGTGATCATCATGGCCATATTTATGTGTTTGACATTAGCAGAAACAG ATTCAAGCTGGTCCAGAAAACAGGCCAAGCATGCACTGCTTTGGCTTTCAACTTGAGAAGAACCACAGAGTACCTGGTTGCTCTTGCTGATTACTCCATTAAGTGCTTTGACAAAG ACACCAGACAGCTAGTGAGCTGGATGCGGGGTCACGAGGGTGCCGTTTCTTCCCTGTCCATCCACAGTTCAGGCAGCTACGCCATCAGCACTTCTTCTGATACCGCTCAGCTCTGGAACCTTGACACCTTCCAGAGAAAAAGGAAGCTTAATGTTCGTCAATCAGTTGGCATACAAAAG GTTTTCTTTCTCCCACACAGCAACTCCATTCTCAGCTGTTTTAGTGACGACTCCATTTTTGCTTGGGAGAGCGACACTCTTTTTTGCAAGTATCAGCTGCCTGTTCCACAGGATGGGCCCAGAATCCACTACAGGACATATGCTGTTACACA aGATGGGAAAACACTTGCTGCGGCTGGACGCTCCAACTTAGTCCACTTGTGGTGTCTGGACAGTCGACAGCTCTTGAGAGTAATTCAGATGCCTCCAAAAGTCAAGACAGTACGATATCTAGATTTCCTGGCAGATAGTTTCGATAGTGGATCCAACCAG ACTCTGGGCGTTTTGAGCCAAGATGGGGTAATGCGCTTTATCAACATTCAGTCATGCAAGCAGCTCTTTGAAATAGGGTCCCACGAGGATGCCATCACCTCGGCAAGTATTTGTCCTAAAGGCCACCATATTGTTGCTGTGATGGACAGCGGTGCTCTTAAAATCTATGATGTACGAAGTCTTACCCCAGAGATCAGTAAG CCTCCCCAGCCTTTGTTGAAACAGGTCACTAAAGGCAACATCAACGTGGGATTGTGTTCAAAAATGAAGGTGCACACTGGGGCAGGTCAGCGTCCTGTGAAAACGTCAGGACGCAGAATATCGTCTAAAGTTTTACACCCTGCTGTTTCTACACTGGATGACAAAGAG AATGATTTGCCTAATGGCCTTAACAAGAAAAGACTACAAGCATTACTAAGATCATTTGGAGAGTACCCAGCCAAATACAG GATGTTTATTTGGCGTTCTCTATTGCATCTACCTGAGAACCATGCAGCTTTCAGCAGTCTGACTGACAAAGGCCTGCACTCAGCATACATGTGCCTTCAGGAGCGGTACCCCATCAAAAGCCACAAACTACAGAGAGGCCTACAGAG AGTGCTGTCTGCTCTTGCTCACTGGGCTGCTGTCTTTGGCGAGACTGATTATCTCCCCCTGCTGGCCTTCCCATTTGTCAAGCTGTTCCAGAACAATCCACTGATCTGCTTTGAAGTAGTGGCCACCGTCATTG TGAACTGGTGCCAACACTGGTTTGAGTATTTTCCCAACCCTCCGCTTAATGTGCTGAGCCTGGCTGAGAATGTGCTGGCCCATCATGATAAAGAGCTGCTTCAGCATTTTGTTGCCTGTGGTGTTACCTCACAG TTGTATGTGTGGCCCCTTCTTGAGACCCTGTTCTCTGAGGTTCTGATGAGAGAAGAGTGGCTAAAACTGTTTGACAACGTTTTCTCAAATCATCCCTCGTTCCTTCTAATGGCTGTGGTTGCTTATGTCACCTGCTGCAGAGCACCTCTACTGCTTTGTACTGATAAGAAGGACTTTGAG TACTTTTTCCATCATCGGAATAGCTTGGACATTGGTGCTATGCTGAAGGAAACCTATCGGTTGATGGACAGCACCCCTCCAGATGTCCATCCTAGCTCTGCGCTGAGTGACTTTGAACCTCTGACACAGGGGCAGTACCCCATTTTCAACAAATACCCCACCTTCATAGTGGAGTACCAGTCCCAAGAACGTGAGAGGATCCGGCAACAAGAAGTGGAATATCTAAGGGAGAG ACAGGAAGTTCAGCAGCTGCATGCTGAAGCGGTCAGACAGCAGGCTGAGTTTGAGGCCTGGTACAAACAGCAGGAGCTGCTACTGCAAGGAGAGGAGCAACGGAGAAGGATTCTACAAGAAGAGGAGAGTAAACTTGCACAGCAAAGAGCCAG ATTGGCTGCTATGAAGCGTGAGCTGAAGGTGAAGGAACTCAATCTGATTGATTCTGCTAGAAGACGTTTTCTTAAGCACCAGCAGGATCAGCGCAGAATACAGCTCGAGAGACTTGATGACGAGATTCAGAGAAAG ATGGCTCTGCGAGATCAGGAAACGGCAGCCGCTGTTCAAGATATAGAAGTGAGACAAATGGAACTGGATGCCCAGAGACAACTGTTCGAACAG CAACTGGCTAAAGAGCAAGAGCGAGTGAGTCAAGAGGTGAGAACAGAAGTGGATACGAGGAGACGCAGAGCTGAATTAGATGACTGTACATTTCAAAACCTCATTCAGACAGATGAAGATATCAGTCAGAAAAGCAAAAAG ATGCTGGAAGAGTCTCTGGCAGAGGTGGGACAGATGGAAGTGGATGCTGATTGGCAGGCCGAGGTTATCAAGCGATTGGAAAAAGCAGAGCAGAGGCAAGAGAAGCAAAGAGAGCGACTTGTGAACCTCAGCAAACAAACATGTGCTAAAGAGGATGAAATAGTCCAGCTAATGCTGGAAGTGGAGGGAAAGCAG TGGGATGATGTAGTAGCTAAACAAGCTGAACTGGAGGAGGAAAGACGGGCGGCCGCCACTGTTAACGCCCAACGGAGGTCACTTATCTCTCAGGAAACAGAAGAGACTGAGCAACATCATGGAAAACTGCAGAAGAGTCTAGAGGATTCACTAA
- the klhl38b gene encoding kelch-like protein 38 — MCFKSAETSLDGPILEVLHFKDKDLISSLLLELNALRKDQILTDVVLCSEGKEIPCHRNVLVSSSPYFYAMFCSCFLETQKPRIDLQGVPYDILMGIVEYVYTGSISITMEQVLPLMQAASMLQYGRLFEACSTFLQTQLSTDNCLSMIRLSEILHCSSLQEKARELAVKSFSDVVVSEDFCELSLPELVSYLEDDKLCVEEEQVFETLLAWIHHDPFSRRGTIHDLFRRVRLRHVHPSYLFQFIANDPLVQSSSLCVEIIESVRRLLFSVGTYCPGDLESLWAVPRRQNCKEALVVVGGRKNGERTSREALLYDEQTRCWQCLAKIPLRLYRPSYVCMHSILYVLGGLTMRAEGQCTASNKVYTLSLKTNQWRIGEPMLTPRYAHQSSTYLQFIFVLGGLTADGQLSNGVERYDTMFNQWEVMAPMPTAVLHPAVAAHDQRIYVFGGEDAMQKPVRMIQVYHIGRNLWYRMENRTVKNVSAPAAVINDKIYIVGGYTRRMVAYDVKTNRFEKCENMKARKMHHSAAVVNDKIYVTGGRFINGHESVEDSDGFDCYDPKTDSWVSMGTLPFKLFDHGSVNLVYLSDKFLPT, encoded by the exons ATGTGCTTTAAATCAGCTGAGACAAG CTTAGATGGTCCGATATTAGAAGTCCTACATTTTAAAGACAAAGACCTGATCTCCAGCCTCCTTCTGGAGCTGAACGCCTTGAGGAAGGACCAGATTCTCACTGATGTTGTTCTTTGCTCTGAAGGCAAAGAGATCCCATGTCACCGCAATGTTCTGGTGTCCAGCAGCCCCTACTTCTACGCTATGTTCTGCAGCTGCTTCCTGGAGACCCAGAAGCCCCGGATAGACCTCCAAGGTGTTCCTTATGACATTCTTATGGGTATAGTAGAGTATGTTTACACAGGGTCCATCAGCATCACCATGGAGCAGGTTCTCCCTCTGATGCAAGCTGCATCTATGCTTCAGTATGGAAGACTTTTTGAGGCCTGCTCGACTTTCCTGCAGACCCAGCTCAGTACGGACAACTGCCTGAGCATGATCAGGCTCTCTGAAATCCTGCATTGCTCTAGCTTACAGGAAAAAGCGAGAGAACTGGCTGTGAAGAGCTTCTCCGACGTGGTGGTCTCCGAGGACTTCTGCGAACTCTCTCTACCCGAATTGGTGAGCTACTTGGAGGACGACAAACTGTGCGTTGAGGAGGAGCAAGTATTTGAGACTCTTCTAGCTTGGATCCACCACGACCCATTCTCCAGACGTGGCACTATCCACGACTTGTTCCGTCGCGTGAGGCTGAGACACGTCCATCCTTCGTATCTTTTCCAGTTTATTGCCAATGACCCTCTAGTCCAGTCGTCTTCATTATGCGTAGAAATTATTGAATCCGTTCGTCgtcttcttttttctgttggCACTTATTGCCCTGGTGATCTTGAGTCGCTTTGGGCGGTGCCACGACGGCAAAACTGCAAGGAGGCGCTTGTAGTTGTGGGCGGTCGTAAGAACGGCGAGCGGACGTCTCGTGAGGCGCTTCTCTACGACGAGCAGACTCGCTGCTGGCAGTGTCTCGCAAAAATCCCGCTACGCCTTTACCGGCCCTCTTATGTCTGCATGCACAGCATCCTTTATGTGCTCGGGGGCTTAACCATGAGAGCAGAAGGGCAGTGCACAGCTAGCAACAAAGTGTACACACTTTCTCTGAAAACAAACCAGTGGAGAATTGGAGAACCAATGCTGACGCCTCGATATGCCCATCAGAGCTCCACCTACCTGCAATTCATTTTCGTTCTGGGTGGATTGACGGCTGATGGACAGCTGTCCAATGGGGTAGAGCGATACGACACCATGTTCAACCAATGGGAGGTCATGGCCCCCATGCCCACTGCAGTTCTGCACCCAGCTGTAGCCGCCCATGACCAGAGAATATACGTCTTCGGAGGGGAAGACGCCATGCAGAAACCAGTTCGAATGATCCAG GTGTACCACATAGGAAGGAATCTGTGGTATAGGATGGAAAACAGGACAGTGAAGAATGTCAGCGCTCCAGCTGCAGTGATCAATGATAAAATCTACATTGTAGGCG gcTATACAAGAAGGATGGTAGCCTATGATGTTAAAACCAACAGGtttgaaaaatgtgaaaatatgaaGGCCAGGAAGATGCATCACTCTGCTGCTGTTGTGAATGACAAGATCTATGTCACGGGGGGGCGCTTCATTAACGGTCACGAGAGTGTGGAGGACTCAGACGGCTTTGACTGCTATGACCCAAAGACAGACTCATGGGTGTCGATGGGAACTTTGCCATTCAAGCTATTTGACCATGGCTCAGTAAATCTGGTCTATCTCTCTGATAAGTTTTTGCCTACATGA
- the prelid3a gene encoding PRELI domain containing protein 3A isoform X1 — protein sequence MKIWSTEHIFSYPWETVIKAAMRKYPNPMNPSVVGVDVLNRNLDTHGRLHSHRLLSTEWGLPGIVKAILGTNRTTTYVQEHSIVDPEEKKMELCSTNITLTNLISVDERLVYRPHPENPEITVLTQEAIITVKGVSLSSYLEGLMALSMSANARKGWDAIEWIIQNSERENVPLCDLC from the exons ATGAAGATTTGGAGCACGGAGCACATATTCAG CTACCCATGGGAGACTGTGATCAAAGCAGCAATGAGGAAGTACCCCAATCCAATGAACCCTAGTGTTGTTGGAGTGGATGTTCTTAATAGGAACTTGGACACACATGGACGTCTACACAGTCATCGGCTCCTCAGCACAGAGTGGGGTCTTCCAGGGATTGTCAAAGCG ATTTTAGGGACAAATCGAACCACCACGTATGTACAAGAACATTCGATTGTGGacccagaagaaaaaaaaatggagctTTGCTCAACAAAC ATAACCCTAACAAATTTAATATCTGTCGACGAAAGGCTTGTCTACAGGCCTCATCCAGAAAATCCAGAGAT CACTGTTTTAACACAAGAGGCGATCATCACAGTGAAGGGGGTCAGTTTGAGCAGCTACCTTGAGGGTCTGATGGCTCTATCCATGTCAGCTAATGCAAGAAAG GGATGGGACGCCATTGAATGGATCATTCAAAACTCTGAAAGGGAAAATGTTCCTTTGTGTGACCTGTGTTGA
- the fbxo32 gene encoding F-box only protein 32: MPFLGQDWRSPGQSWVKTEDGWKKTTKDENETNNNVSERKSYCKEEHDKENLILSINYDVAAKKRKKDLLNNNTKIPYFHKDKWIYVHKGSTKERHGYCTLGEAFNRLDFCSAIKDTRRFNYVVRLLELIAKSQLPSLSGVAQKNYMNILERVVQKVLEDQQNVRPIKELLQTLYASLCSLVQDMGKSVLVGNINIWVHRMENILQWQQQLDNIQINRPTNTGMTFLDLPASLQLNIMHRLSDGRDLVSLGQVCPDLSVLTEDRLLWKKLCQYHFADRQIRKRLMVSDKGQLEWKKMYFKLCRCYPHKEQYTDTLQFCTHCHILFWKDTDHPCTANNPESCCKPVSPQGFINLFKF, translated from the exons ATGCCGTTTCTTGGACAAGACTGGCGGTCTCCTGGTCAAAGCTGGGTGAAAACGGAGGACGGCTGGAAAAAAACGACGAAAGATGAAAACGAGACGAATAACAATGTTTCAGAACGGAAGAG CTACTGCAAGGAAGAACATGACAAGGAGAATTTGATCCTCAGCATTAATTATGATGTGGCTGCAAAGAAGCGAAAGAAGGacttgctcaacaacaacacaaagatTCCTT ATTTTCACAAAGACAAATGGATTTACGTCCACAAAGGAAGCACCAAAGAG CGTCATGGATATTGTACTCTGGGAGAAGCATTTAATCGCTTGGATTTCTGCAGTGCCATCAAAGACACCAGGCGATTCAATTATGTCGTACGG CTGCTGGAGCTGATCGCCAAGTCCCAACTGCCTTCGCTGAGTGGAGTGGCACAGAAAAACTACATGAACATTCTGGAAAGGGTTGTGCAGAAAG TTCTTGAGGATCAGCAAAATGTTCGACCGATTAAAGAACTGCTGCAGACGCTATATGCGTCATTGTGCAGTCTGGTTCAGGACATGGGCAAATCTGTCCTGGTGGGCAACATCAACATCTGGGTGCACCGCATGGAGAACATACTACAGTGGCAACAGCAGCTTGACAATATTCAGATCAACAGG CCTACAAACACAGGGATGACATTCCTTGATCTGCCGGCTAGCTTACAGCTGAATATCATGCACCGTCTTTCAGACGGACGAGATCTGGTTAGCCTGGGTCAAGTATGCCCTGACCTAAGTGTGCTGACAGAAGATCGGCTGTTGTGGAAGAAACTCTGCCAGTATCACTTCGCAGACAGACAG ATCCGCAAGCGCCTAATGGTGTCAGATAAAGGACAATTGGAATGGAAAAAGATGTACTTTAAGCTGTGCCGGTGCTACCCTCACAAAGAACAGTACACTGACACATTACAGTTCTGCACACATTGCCACATCCTGTTCTGGAAG GATACGGACCATCCTTGCACTGCCAATAACCCAGAGAGCTGCTGCAAGCCTGTGTCTCCACAGGGTTTCATCAACCTTTTCAAATTCTAG